Proteins from a single region of Aquirhabdus parva:
- the mnmC gene encoding FAD-dependent 5-carboxymethylaminomethyl-2-thiouridine(34) oxidoreductase MnmC, giving the protein MTVLNEYLLSQHHISEQELGTQLSKLHSYQCLTLGKSPFDSGMVCLRLWKLWQHVRPNNFSRLHIIATAKEPLSQQQIQEVLAEHPEYDDLAQQLLAQYPPAISGIHRLIYPSERLTVDLCFGDAVDDLMVGQPPIINPEPVKSESLSFAVIGAGIAGLSIADAFTRRGYAITLIEQDEPLAGASGNPKALLLSKLPKLERVSNNLQTLGALSTARWWSYWAPNVVTHSGALLEASAEDLEKIKNYPDDMVQLLQPEDVQTRMELITPHAQMFMPRAIVINPKAIRDHVLSSAQVTLVKQHVAALHKSPDNHWLLLDSNGVCIAKKTHVIIANAKDSERLCPTLPPLTVIRGQMSWIESNSSSDFALGYGGYAVNDGEKLILGSSFMRDDMDLTLREGEHQSNLELFKQAFPKNAATLPHTHSWQGRVSLRALPRDSMPIVGEVSQMQGIYALTGLGSKGFSFAPLCAELLAAQIFEEALPLPTTLILALSAHRFIKKERIRKPYYTPPQDN; this is encoded by the coding sequence ATGACTGTGCTTAATGAGTACCTGCTCAGCCAACATCACATCTCTGAGCAAGAACTGGGCACCCAACTTTCAAAACTGCACTCATACCAGTGCCTAACTCTGGGCAAATCTCCGTTTGATAGCGGCATGGTCTGTTTACGACTATGGAAACTGTGGCAGCACGTCCGCCCTAATAATTTCAGCCGCTTGCATATCATTGCCACTGCAAAAGAACCTCTATCACAGCAGCAGATACAGGAGGTATTGGCTGAGCATCCCGAATATGACGATCTTGCGCAGCAACTTCTAGCGCAGTACCCTCCTGCGATTTCAGGCATACATCGACTGATCTATCCATCTGAGCGCCTCACTGTAGATCTCTGCTTTGGTGATGCTGTCGATGATCTGATGGTTGGACAGCCGCCGATCATTAACCCTGAGCCCGTTAAATCAGAGTCACTTTCTTTCGCAGTTATAGGCGCAGGAATCGCAGGTCTTTCTATCGCAGATGCATTCACACGCCGTGGGTACGCCATCACTCTTATTGAACAGGATGAACCTCTAGCGGGTGCATCGGGCAATCCCAAAGCTTTGCTTTTGTCCAAACTCCCGAAACTTGAACGGGTCAGTAATAACCTGCAAACCCTCGGTGCACTCAGTACTGCACGCTGGTGGAGTTACTGGGCTCCGAATGTAGTGACTCATTCTGGTGCACTTCTTGAAGCCAGTGCTGAAGATTTAGAAAAAATCAAAAACTATCCCGATGACATGGTTCAACTGCTTCAGCCTGAAGACGTGCAGACTCGTATGGAACTTATTACTCCGCATGCCCAGATGTTTATGCCACGCGCAATAGTGATCAACCCGAAAGCCATTCGTGATCATGTGCTGTCTTCAGCACAAGTCACTCTAGTCAAACAACATGTTGCGGCATTACATAAGTCTCCTGACAATCACTGGCTGCTTCTCGACAGCAATGGGGTATGCATTGCCAAAAAAACGCATGTGATCATCGCTAACGCGAAAGACAGTGAGCGGCTATGCCCTACATTACCGCCGCTCACGGTAATTCGAGGACAGATGTCCTGGATAGAATCCAACTCATCTTCAGACTTTGCTTTGGGCTATGGAGGATATGCCGTCAATGATGGAGAGAAACTGATTCTCGGTTCATCGTTCATGCGGGATGATATGGATCTGACTTTACGTGAGGGCGAGCATCAATCCAATCTAGAGTTGTTTAAACAGGCATTCCCCAAAAATGCAGCCACACTCCCCCATACGCACTCTTGGCAAGGACGCGTCAGTCTGCGTGCTTTGCCACGTGACTCCATGCCTATCGTCGGAGAGGTTTCACAAATGCAAGGCATTTATGCACTGACTGGCTTAGGCTCCAAAGGGTTCTCATTTGCTCCGCTCTGTGCAGAGCTACTCGCAGCACAGATTTTTGAAGAAGCTTTGCCCCTACCCACCACACTCATCTTGGCACTAAGTGCTCATCGTTTCATCAAAAAAGAGCGAATCCGCAAACCGTATTACACACCACCACAAGATAATTAA